The following coding sequences are from one uncultured Cohaesibacter sp. window:
- a CDS encoding DUF3419 family protein: MNQSQSVIQRIDSAVNPGAFLSLDGILERLFGRFFRGLVYAQIWEDPVEDMKAIELTPEDHVVCIASGGCNALSYLCASPASIMMVDLSPAHVALNKLKLASISHLPDQASFYDFFGHANLKSNVTNFDRYIAPHLDEETLRYWNKPRLFGKRKNMFRKGLYRHGLLGRFIGLTHVVARVGNVNFSSLLSAQSLSDQQHFFEQQIAPLYDNWFVKFLAHRRASLFGLGIPPAQYDKLAQDADGDIVAVLRERTRKLFCDFPINQNYFAWQAATRAYSPDGFGPVPPYLEAQNFDILRRNADRVTILNQSLTEMLAAQPEQSKSVYILLDAQDWMDDEQLNALWSEITRTACPNARVLFRTGGTKDILPGRVDAAVLDQWHYDEEASRVATLNDRSAIYGGVHLYRKAG, from the coding sequence ATGAACCAATCCCAATCTGTAATACAACGCATAGATTCGGCAGTTAATCCGGGCGCATTTTTGTCGCTGGATGGCATTCTGGAACGGCTTTTTGGACGTTTCTTTCGCGGATTGGTTTACGCTCAAATATGGGAAGATCCTGTAGAGGACATGAAGGCGATAGAGCTGACGCCTGAAGACCATGTTGTCTGCATCGCCTCGGGCGGCTGCAACGCGCTTTCCTATCTTTGTGCAAGCCCCGCTTCCATCATGATGGTGGACCTATCCCCGGCGCATGTGGCGCTTAACAAACTCAAGCTGGCTTCGATTTCCCATCTTCCGGATCAGGCAAGCTTTTACGACTTTTTCGGCCACGCGAATCTCAAGAGCAACGTGACGAATTTTGACCGCTATATCGCGCCGCATCTGGATGAAGAAACACTCAGATACTGGAACAAACCACGGCTCTTTGGCAAACGGAAGAACATGTTCCGCAAGGGCCTTTACCGTCACGGCCTGTTGGGGCGCTTCATTGGTCTGACCCATGTTGTAGCGCGAGTCGGCAACGTGAATTTCTCGTCTCTGCTTTCTGCACAAAGCCTGTCTGATCAACAGCATTTCTTTGAGCAACAAATCGCACCGCTTTATGACAACTGGTTTGTCAAATTTCTCGCCCATCGACGAGCCTCTCTGTTTGGCCTGGGCATACCGCCTGCACAATATGACAAGCTGGCCCAAGATGCCGACGGAGACATCGTCGCAGTTCTGCGCGAGAGAACCCGCAAGCTCTTTTGTGATTTCCCAATCAACCAGAATTATTTTGCATGGCAAGCCGCGACACGCGCTTATTCGCCAGACGGCTTTGGTCCTGTCCCCCCCTATCTCGAAGCTCAGAATTTCGACATCCTGCGCCGCAATGCAGACCGGGTCACGATCCTCAACCAGTCGCTCACGGAAATGCTGGCCGCTCAACCAGAGCAAAGCAAAAGCGTTTATATTCTGCTTGATGCACAAGACTGGATGGATGACGAGCAACTCAATGCACTCTGGTCTGAAATCACCCGCACGGCCTGCCCTAACGCCCGGGTGCTTTTCCGCACCGGTGGCACGAAGGATATACTGCCCGGTCGCGTCGACGCTGCTGTGTTGGATCAATGGCACTATGACGAGGAAGCCTCTCGCGTCGCAACCCTGAATGACCGATCAGCCATTTACGGCGGTGTTCATCTTTATCGCAAGGCGGGATAG